In Chlorocebus sabaeus isolate Y175 chromosome 9, mChlSab1.0.hap1, whole genome shotgun sequence, the genomic stretch cggggtttcagcgtgttagccaggatggtctcgatctcctgacctcgtgacccacccgtctcggcctcccaaagtgctgggattacaggcttgagccaccgcacccggccagagaAGTTTCAATTTTCAAAACACTTTATGCTACAGAATCAGAGCTAAGCTGTCATCTAGAGCTATGGAAATCGAATGCTAAATACAGATAAATAGGAATATATCATAAAGTAGTATAATGTGTCATTTCTTATTCATTTGGATACTTTAGGCAGTTATTAGTGAGTAGAAGTTTAACACGGAACTAAATATTAAAGCATAGTGATATTCTATTACACAAATTTTGATTGTCTTTTGGAGTCATTCCATTCCCATTAAGATTTACCATATCTCCACTTTTTAGTCCTTCAAAATTATGTACTCATTTGGTAATGCctagaaaatttatatttcacCTCATCACTTTGTTTTTATCCTGTCCCAATAGAAACTCCAGTGGTAAACTCAGTCAAAATTTGGTGATATTTGTTAAGCTTAAACTCTGGAATTGTTAGAATTACTTTGCAAGTATTTCCCCCcatattatctttgtttgcatttatacttttaaaatttaaacatgaatGCAATTTTGGTGGTTTGAAGAGATATTAAAATTGAATAATTAACAGatacctatatatttttttctgatcatctatacttttttttttccttctacacACAGAAAATTCTGAGCTGTGCACTGCTAGGAAATGAAACAGTAGTTCAGAAGAAGCCTGTAAACTCTCTTACAAATACATTTGGTTATTCACCATGAGGTTAGCAAAGCCTAAAGCGGGTATTTCTCGGAGCTCAAGCCAAGGAAAGGCCTATGAGAACAAGCGCAAAACAGGCCGGCCGCGGCAGAAGTGGGGCATGACTATTCGATTTGACTCAAGCTTGAGTAGACTCAGAAGAAGCTTTGATGACAAACCCTATAAATGTACTGAATGTGAAAAGAGTTTCAGTCAGAGTTCAACTCTTTTTCAACACCAGAAgatccatactggaaagaaatcCCATAAATGTGCTGATTGTGGGAAAAGTTTCTTTCAGAGTTCTAATCTCATTCAGCATCGACGGATCCATACTGGGGAAAAGCCCTACAAATGTGATGAGTGTGGAGAAAGCTTTAAACAGAGCTCAAATCTCATTCAGCaccagagaattcatactggagaaaaaccctatcaGTGTGATGAGTGTGGCCGGTGTTTCAGCCAGAGCTCCCACCTTATTCAACATCAGAGAACCCACACCGGGGAGAAACCCTACCAGTGCAGTGAATGTGGCAAATGTTTCAGTCAGAGCTCTCATCTGAGGCAGCACATGAAGGTGCATAAAGAAGAGAAGCCTCGTAAAACCCGGGGCAAAAATATCAGGGTGAAGACTCACTTACCCTCTTGGAAAGCTGGTACAGGAAGGAAGTCTGTGGCTGGTCTCCGTTAAGTATAGGGCTTTTTGACAGCTTTTTGAGCCCccttgagaaaaaataaaaagtaaaaaatgaatcttttttaGAAATAGAGATGCTTTATAGTAGATCACTTAAATACTGGATCTTTTGCTAGTGTGAAAACATTGGGAATTTAATGACATTGAGCTGAAAGAAATTACATGAGTCCAGCtaccctcatttcttttttatgtgacATGGAgcacaaagaactgaaaatacGTTTTGAGGGAGCATGACATTGTTGACCTAATTTGAAATTACTTCCGTTTTCAAACACCATCATGATTTGCagatacattttgagaaaaacCATCATGTTTTGAGGATACTTTTGTGAAAGTGCAGGCATGCCAATGATTACTCAGTTTTAGGACtgtggaagaaaaaattaaaagggagaAGAAATTAATTCCACTACTTTTGAAGTTCTGCAACAGACGAGATTTTGTTTGTAAAGTTTTGTAGTATATTAACCATTGGTTTATGACTCTAGATTcaacatattaaaatgtattcaagCTCACAGATTTTTAATCAGTGAGGCCCATCTATAttagttcttttatttcttctccttgtCGACAGCTGTTAATTAAAGGAGTAAGGATTtccctgtttgttttttaaccaaaTTCTTAGAGATGCTATAGAATCTAAATGAGAACTGAATTGAACCTTAAGTCTCCTATTCCTACTAATAGAGTTCTTTGTGATGGTAACTGCTGTGTCATTTGTTTTCCACAAGTTGGGATGGATTCATGTTGATCCATTCCTATGTCCTTGACCTCTTCTGGCATTCTCTTGTGCTCTGACAAACTGAGCCAGCCTTTTAGATCTACATGAATAAACGAACTATTTTACCAAGAAAAATCTCAGCTTGCTTTCTGCTAATTAAAAACCTACAATTTAAACACCTCCCTGCCTTCAAGACTGTGAGCTTTAGATAGCCCTGCTTAAATGTTTGTCAACAACAAGAGTCATGTAATGTGTCAGTGCATTGTAGCTCCTTTGAAATTTAACTCTTTCTATGTTACATGAATTGTTTTAAGGAGTCCGGCAAACATGTTTATTCACTTCCATGAGAATGGTGCCAAGTGTCAGACTCGAGCCCTCAGCTCAGGTTTTAATTTCTATTGAATGCTAACATTCTTCTGattttttggtatcttttatATCGGTTTCTGCTGTATTAATGACAattattcatgaaaataaaaaatgaaatattttgtatactactaccttctgtttatttttctcctggggaattgctttaatttttagacACTAGATCTAAAATCACAACTTTTGGATGGATCactagttttgcctgtttttgattTCCTCACACTTGAACTTTGCCTTCCTCCTGGCCTTGCATTTGAGCATAGGGCCATAGAAGTTGGCCTTGTTATGGCCTTGTTGACAAGTGTCATTCCGCAGAATATTCACAAGGTGTTTTGTAAGCATGAGGTGATcacagttttttacgaaagaagTGATCTTTGGCCACCCTGTTACATCCAAGTCACTCCTTGGCAGGACTGTGGCTATGGGGCCTTTTTGAGGATTTATCAATGCTCTTCACATTAGTTTTGTGTCTGGAATAGCTTCAGGCCAGGGCCAACACTTCTTTCCTAAATTTCAGGAATTTGCCCATTCTGACAGCAAACAGGGCTGTGCACAGTagtgatattaaaaataatttaacaagcaGTATGCCCTTCAGGACAGTAGAAGAATTGTCACAGACTAAGGTCCCTTGTGTGCTTTGAGCATGGGGATGCATTACTCTGTTCCTCCACTGTGCTGGGGAACATGTGGAGAGGAGCACAGATAAGGGGTATTTTTGGTTAATAGAGCTCTGGACCAGTGGGAGATAGATGGAGCCAGTCTTGATCTAGAGATGTCCCAGGGTTTTCAGAGTGTAGTGACTATATGGGATTTGGGATTATCTTCCTTGGGTAGAAGGTATATTGTGtgtggaaggaggaaagagggagattTGGTGAGATCCAAATCTTGGCCCCATGTTTCCTGGCACCCTTAGAGTGCTGTGAGAAACAACACTAGGTCAGGCCATTTGAGTTAGTGATGTTTTTAAAAGCTGTTGTGTGATTCTCTGTGCTCATATTTCCCAGGCCAAAGTGGAGCTGACATTTAGGTAGTTCCTGAGCCTCTTGCCAACCTGCTTTGGGTATCACATGAGTGAGAAACTGTTGAGATAGGCCACAGATTTCAGTGTAGATTTGGTACCTGTCCTGATTGATGCACCCATCCTGCTGTTTTTGTGCGTCTCTGGACCCAATCATCCGTCTTAAAAGTTCTATCCTTTCAGTGGCTTGATGAGAAAAAACAGCTTTTTGAGGTTCATAGTTGAGAAACACTGCCTCGCCTCCCCTacattctctttctgtttctagcTGATACCCTgtattacttccttttttttttttttttttttgcctggggACCCTTCTCTTTGTTCCTTACTGAGACTTAAAGGCAGCATTAAAgcttgtttgtgtgttttatttgtatCCCATGACTGTGGCCTGAGGTGAAAGTCCCCACACATAGAGTTGCCGGAATGTCCTCTGATGTCAGCCCTGGAAGTTGAAAATTTGTCCTGAGACTAATATGCTATCCTCAAACATGGGAGAAAGGGGTGAGTGTCCCTCTACCATGCACAGTCTGAGTGTGGCAGGACCCATGAGAGGATGCTGAGTGGGTGCCAGGAGGACTCACCTTCAAGAGCAAGAGCCTCCGGTCCCTGTTCCACATTGATTTCAAACAGACCAACCAGCTTGGACAATTGAAATTCTTAATTGCAGTCATGATGAACTGAAGACCAGAGGACCTTCCTCCAATTTCCCGGTCCACATGAAGCGCTAGATTGTAATGTAACCCTAGATATGTTGAGGGAACTCCGAAGTAGGATTTCTCACCACACTAGTAAAATAGGGGGACGGTCTATTTTAATCTCATTTAGAGATAAGTATGATGGCTGTTTCCTAAATTCAGAGTTCTGTAGTAAACTGATAACTAACAGattcttttctgtcatttttcaaataaaccaTTGTGACATCTGGTAAAagaattacttttgtttttcttgttttattgttcAGAAGAAGTGCAAAATAATCCAGACCAgtttaaaattgataaattttacTGCTGAGTGATGGAAAGAGACAAAAATGACAGAAACATTATTCATAGCTGCATTCCTTACAGTAAAGCCAAGCACAAATAGCTGTATTGCTTAGAATCATTGCATTTAAATATAGCAAGATCAAATCTTTCATAGTCTTTATGgatgatatttttttcctttgatccaCATGGTTGGTAATGTGTCAGAATAGATTCAGCAATTTTGTCCTACTAAGTAATGACATTTTATAATTCTAGTGTTATAATATCTGACAGTATTTTACTTAGAACTTTTACATCAATATACATCAACTGACTTAGTTGCAAGTTTCTTTTTGTATGTTATCTTTGTCATAAATGTCAATTACATCGTAGAGCATTTCAGGAACTGTGTCAAGTTCATAATACCAGGTTACAAATGTGTTACGCTATATCCCAATTTGTCAAGAGACCTCTCAGGCACAGATTTTTGAATTCAGGAATTCAGGATGGGTATGCCAATTTAAATGAAGCTTCTGAGATGAATAACCTTAAATCCCAGAGAGACCCTGGTTATATCTTTATGTTCAGGGCAATCTAAATGGGTCCCCTAGGATACAAGAAGCCTGTCTATTCAGTGGGATTAAAAGGCTAAATATCGGAATTTAGGCAGGTAAGTCAAAGAGGGGACACTATGATGATTGGGGGGCACACAGTCATGAAGAGAAGCTCAGGTtcagtgagaaaactgaagc encodes the following:
- the ZNF22 gene encoding zinc finger protein 22, whose translation is MRLAKPKAGISRSSSQGKAYENKRKTGRPRQKWGMTIRFDSSLSRLRRSFDDKPYKCTECEKSFSQSSTLFQHQKIHTGKKSHKCADCGKSFFQSSNLIQHRRIHTGEKPYKCDECGESFKQSSNLIQHQRIHTGEKPYQCDECGRCFSQSSHLIQHQRTHTGEKPYQCSECGKCFSQSSHLRQHMKVHKEEKPRKTRGKNIRVKTHLPSWKAGTGRKSVAGLR